In Fibrobacter sp., a single window of DNA contains:
- the radC gene encoding DNA repair protein RadC: protein MSEQNLLPREKMQQKGVGALNNEELLALVLGSGCSNCDVFQLSRNLSDYLSTVNEFPTMKELLKVRGLGRAKASKVLACLELSSRYMLGARAINVITPEDLEPRLSYLKYENQEHMVLVTLNSSNVVINIHELTTGLVNQTLVHPRETFVHAIEDRAVSVILVHNHPSGSSEPSEEDLQLTRMICSAGKIVQIPVIDHLIISRCGLTSLCRMYPDIFEKFL, encoded by the coding sequence ATGAGCGAACAAAATCTTTTACCCAGGGAAAAAATGCAACAAAAGGGCGTGGGCGCCCTGAACAATGAGGAACTTTTGGCCCTGGTACTTGGTAGTGGATGCTCCAATTGCGATGTGTTCCAACTGTCCCGAAACCTTTCGGACTACCTGTCGACGGTAAACGAGTTTCCGACAATGAAGGAACTTTTGAAGGTTCGTGGTCTTGGTCGAGCGAAAGCTTCGAAAGTCCTTGCTTGTCTTGAACTTTCATCCCGCTATATGTTGGGGGCCCGCGCTATCAATGTCATTACCCCCGAAGATCTGGAACCGAGGCTTTCTTATCTCAAGTACGAAAATCAGGAGCACATGGTCCTGGTAACCTTGAATTCATCCAATGTGGTCATCAACATTCATGAACTGACTACCGGTCTTGTAAACCAGACTCTGGTGCACCCGCGTGAAACATTTGTCCATGCCATAGAGGACAGGGCTGTGTCGGTGATTTTGGTCCACAACCACCCTTCAGGAAGTTCAGAACCGAGTGAAGAGGATTTGCAATTGACGAGGATGATATGTTCTGCCGGAAAGATTGTCCAGATACCCGTTATAGACCACCTCATCATCAGCAGGTGCGGGCTTACCAGCCTGTGTCGTATGTATCCGGATATTTTCGAGAAATTCCTGTAA
- a CDS encoding ABC transporter ATP-binding protein — MPSLVSIKDLSFKYPKSENFALKDLSLEIEEGSFFALLGPNGAGKTTLMRLLCGRLPHYTGTLKIAPAYQNEKGFLDSNKLGVLLENPGVYLRLTVAEYLCYFAGFYGIGRSEALDRSKDILVKLNGPAMDMKLSQLSLGNRQKLQIVRALVHRPKILALDEPVANLDPESRERVWNYIGEWRKAMGGTAIVCSHILAEMESEATDFAIIDKGVVLRSGNLQKEIQMVADKARRFEIEVSTEVEKSAVHKALLSAGIPVGSLRTRGISLADIYRETVTR; from the coding sequence ATGCCTAGTCTTGTTTCTATAAAGGACTTGAGCTTTAAGTATCCGAAGTCCGAGAACTTTGCATTAAAGGACCTGTCCTTGGAAATAGAGGAGGGTTCTTTCTTTGCTCTTCTTGGGCCTAATGGTGCAGGCAAGACAACGCTGATGAGACTATTGTGCGGAAGGCTGCCGCATTATACGGGAACACTGAAAATAGCACCTGCTTACCAAAACGAAAAGGGCTTCTTGGATTCGAACAAGCTTGGCGTCCTTCTGGAAAATCCGGGGGTTTACCTCCGACTGACCGTAGCGGAATATTTGTGCTATTTTGCGGGTTTCTATGGAATTGGACGATCTGAGGCGTTGGATCGCAGCAAGGATATTTTGGTTAAACTAAATGGTCCTGCAATGGATATGAAATTGTCTCAGCTATCACTTGGAAATAGGCAGAAATTGCAGATTGTTCGTGCCCTTGTGCATAGGCCCAAGATTTTGGCTCTTGATGAGCCAGTTGCCAATCTGGATCCTGAATCTCGGGAGCGGGTGTGGAACTATATTGGAGAATGGCGCAAGGCTATGGGCGGCACGGCGATAGTGTGTTCTCATATTTTGGCAGAAATGGAATCGGAAGCTACTGATTTCGCCATTATTGACAAGGGCGTCGTTTTGCGTTCAGGAAACCTGCAGAAAGAAATTCAGATGGTGGCCGATAAGGCAAGACGTTTTGAAATTGAAGTCTCGACCGAGGTAGAAAAAAGTGCTGTGCATAAAGCACTTTTGTCGGCTGGAATTCCTGTAGGCTCTTTGAGAACACGCGGTATTTCCCTTGCTGATATATATCGAGAAACGGTTACCCGATAA
- a CDS encoding formylglycine-generating enzyme family protein, translating into MHLLRILPVLLLLPALALADGDKMFRVSMDQYKEGELFEPFPEMAIRIPGSVTTIAPALPLKDNALFLRYKKSPKEYYWVQGKVNPAVYGNLHAFSLEKNQLTVFDVLRMRFYPTKNSKAFQDEKYIYFDKDYIYSPRVPKLLFMKNGRWQVLNEDPLPGVIKVESSIKSIKISSLDTKLRNVAKTISPVVPGPYAFVFSADGYMPFTDIGMVQSGKTLLFKPNLVQLRTTAPAASPVSVTVDQVAATPNLEYTEVLYDKYVGELITVLNSVDTNDFAKVYPAKKQAVSVGLEMNDPTYQAYSIRYDVVHAEALDLWRKSKMSGVSAVDQAFKQKFDSLHALPARFYLVPDSIFYDTVTTLPEPAGAVLVYPAPPAAPAASTAPTASAAAADSTVKADSATAPVAGVPASSASATPVEAKAQAQADFLILKFSQPVNRYDVTWKGHVPGYASDSLAAMLASPEGGARIIVSLQNNKPVWIYGANGITRHHYRYVKLEVQVGDQIIEAQGSFMLPQYIFEQQEVQDWLFPKPVPPAVEEVSSSSEAVVSSSSSEVVVSSSSVAEPSLKKIVNDPLRGKLVVLDSGSFRYYGNVVEMSPFAIMVTEMTQELMEKIMLRVDSAERVKDKSTFFHPQKPVHNINWENARKVCQVNGGDLPTEAQWEFAGRAGSIEGSPWVLDSVPDPSVYAIYRENSYNKRKEDEAYGPQQVATKKPNAWGIYDMSGNVAEWTRDKYFMLSFWVESSNPTGALFGSSRVYKGGSWKDKEKMLNMSVRDDEDPRYWSETLGFRCVYPLDVIGK; encoded by the coding sequence ATGCATTTGTTGCGCATTCTGCCCGTTTTGCTTTTGTTGCCGGCGTTGGCTCTTGCCGATGGCGACAAGATGTTTAGGGTGTCCATGGACCAGTATAAGGAGGGTGAACTTTTTGAGCCCTTCCCGGAGATGGCAATCAGGATTCCCGGTTCTGTGACCACAATCGCCCCCGCTCTACCCCTGAAGGACAATGCCCTCTTTTTGCGCTACAAGAAGTCGCCTAAGGAATACTACTGGGTTCAGGGCAAGGTGAATCCCGCGGTTTATGGCAATCTTCATGCCTTTAGCCTGGAGAAGAACCAGCTCACCGTTTTTGATGTCCTCCGGATGCGCTTTTATCCGACCAAGAATTCCAAGGCCTTCCAGGACGAAAAGTATATCTACTTCGACAAGGACTACATCTATTCTCCTAGAGTGCCCAAGCTGCTTTTTATGAAAAATGGGCGCTGGCAGGTGCTGAACGAAGACCCGCTCCCGGGTGTTATCAAGGTGGAAAGCTCCATCAAGTCTATAAAGATTTCATCCCTTGATACCAAGCTCCGCAATGTGGCCAAGACGATATCCCCTGTAGTTCCGGGCCCTTACGCCTTTGTGTTCTCGGCTGACGGCTATATGCCTTTTACCGATATCGGTATGGTCCAGAGTGGAAAGACACTGCTTTTCAAGCCCAATCTTGTTCAACTTCGGACAACGGCTCCTGCGGCAAGCCCGGTGTCCGTGACGGTGGATCAGGTTGCCGCCACCCCGAATCTTGAGTATACGGAAGTTCTTTACGACAAATATGTGGGTGAACTCATCACCGTGCTCAATTCTGTGGACACAAATGATTTTGCCAAGGTTTACCCGGCCAAGAAACAGGCTGTTTCTGTAGGTTTGGAGATGAACGATCCCACGTATCAGGCTTACTCGATCCGGTACGACGTTGTGCATGCGGAGGCCCTGGACTTGTGGCGTAAGTCGAAAATGTCTGGCGTTTCTGCCGTAGACCAGGCCTTTAAGCAAAAATTCGATAGTCTCCATGCCTTGCCGGCTCGGTTCTACCTGGTTCCCGATTCCATCTTCTACGATACGGTTACCACTTTGCCAGAGCCTGCTGGTGCGGTTCTTGTTTATCCGGCACCTCCTGCCGCACCTGCAGCTTCTACGGCTCCCACTGCTTCTGCGGCAGCTGCGGACTCTACGGTTAAGGCTGATTCTGCGACAGCTCCAGTTGCTGGCGTTCCTGCTTCTAGTGCTTCTGCAACACCCGTTGAGGCTAAGGCTCAGGCTCAGGCAGATTTCCTGATTCTCAAGTTTAGCCAGCCGGTGAACCGTTATGACGTGACCTGGAAAGGACATGTTCCGGGCTATGCTTCCGATTCCTTGGCGGCAATGCTTGCCTCCCCAGAAGGGGGCGCCAGAATCATCGTATCCCTGCAGAACAACAAGCCCGTGTGGATTTATGGTGCCAACGGCATCACGAGGCATCATTACCGCTATGTGAAACTGGAAGTCCAAGTTGGCGACCAAATTATTGAAGCCCAGGGAAGCTTTATGCTGCCCCAGTACATTTTTGAACAGCAGGAAGTCCAGGACTGGTTGTTCCCGAAGCCCGTTCCTCCTGCGGTAGAAGAAGTTTCTTCTTCGTCCGAGGCTGTGGTGAGCTCGTCTTCTTCAGAAGTGGTTGTGTCTTCTTCGAGCGTGGCGGAACCTTCGCTGAAAAAGATCGTGAATGACCCCCTCCGTGGCAAGTTGGTGGTTCTGGATTCTGGATCCTTCCGTTATTACGGCAACGTGGTAGAAATGTCGCCCTTCGCTATCATGGTGACCGAAATGACTCAGGAACTCATGGAAAAAATTATGCTCCGTGTTGATTCTGCCGAACGGGTCAAGGACAAGTCAACCTTCTTCCACCCGCAAAAGCCGGTCCACAACATTAACTGGGAAAATGCCCGCAAGGTGTGCCAGGTGAACGGGGGTGACCTGCCGACTGAGGCCCAGTGGGAATTTGCAGGCCGTGCGGGGAGTATCGAAGGATCACCCTGGGTGCTGGATTCTGTTCCGGATCCATCTGTTTACGCCATTTACAGGGAAAATTCCTACAACAAGCGTAAAGAAGATGAAGCCTACGGACCACAGCAGGTGGCTACCAAGAAGCCCAATGCCTGGGGCATCTACGATATGTCCGGAAACGTTGCCGAATGGACTCGTGACAAGTACTTTATGCTTTCGTTCTGGGTGGAATCTTCTAACCCGACAGGCGCACTGTTCGGCTCCTCTAGGGTTTACAAGGGCGGTTCCTGGAAAGACAAGGAAAAGATGCTTAATATGTCTGTCCGGGATGACGAAGACCCCAGGTATTGGTCTGAAACACTTGGATTCCGTTGCGTGTATCCCCTGGATGTTATAGGTAAGTAA
- a CDS encoding BamA/TamA family outer membrane protein, with protein MKKILAILFALACTIWADEGDKHPWYMNFDGNQVFSSYQLEEQLDIPEEFGKLDTTKQDFMMRLSLENVRALYYSKGYFSLDIKMDIKREYLAADSIQSGYLFTLDEGVRYRFAGTLLKMPQIDSVEIDTSSLKTSHDRVFEDNDISEDLQYIQTAFRKAGYLHVYLDHLEKIDTVAKKIYVEITVQPGAKVIMGNIMSSAKRVADRGERNAPQEEGLTDTAWLSSLWKIPQGETIDGKQYNTFKNKLFSTQMFTQIKMNDSLREDGLSDVHLDVTERVPGEARYGFFYEEIYGFGAQAYAKHKNFIGHFHEFSTGGQIAQHKQEFSVGYANPLLFGTSFSFIPTAIRFDDRLSFNHEKINPPAYPDSIEERYEVINRADLTFGITNHIRFRGTIDSRYVKRNEDQLLKQKQEIALTFDFTDDYFNPTKGIRLAPTFGMGLNLTASLDNPTMIGNPYTYSEGTVNLYHPLFWTFYGAVSGSVGKFFDSALEDDARVFYQGGSRSVRGYRFRSIYASYTDTVTAKDGTQKERINTGLTPFYYRFNQELRWKIPIKSWSRWQIVQFFDWAKVMDEESSLYIEESDASFGLGIRYHWQFLTFRLDYAINKKMKNLGQWENFAWSRFAFDLSQAF; from the coding sequence ATGAAAAAGATTCTAGCGATTCTCTTTGCCCTTGCATGCACAATTTGGGCCGACGAAGGAGATAAACACCCCTGGTACATGAACTTTGACGGAAACCAGGTGTTCTCCAGCTACCAGCTTGAGGAGCAGTTAGATATTCCAGAAGAATTCGGGAAGCTGGACACAACAAAACAAGATTTCATGATGAGGCTTTCCCTCGAAAACGTTCGAGCCCTGTACTACTCCAAAGGTTACTTCAGCCTAGATATCAAGATGGATATCAAGCGCGAATACCTAGCCGCAGACAGCATTCAAAGCGGATACCTCTTCACTTTAGACGAAGGAGTGCGTTACCGGTTCGCAGGGACTCTTCTAAAAATGCCACAGATCGATAGCGTTGAAATAGATACGTCTTCACTAAAAACCTCTCACGACAGAGTATTTGAAGACAACGATATTTCAGAGGACCTGCAATATATACAAACGGCTTTCCGCAAGGCAGGATACCTACATGTCTATCTGGACCACCTAGAAAAAATCGATACGGTCGCAAAGAAAATCTATGTAGAAATAACCGTTCAGCCCGGTGCAAAGGTAATTATGGGAAACATCATGAGTTCCGCCAAGAGAGTCGCCGACCGTGGCGAAAGAAACGCTCCTCAAGAAGAAGGACTCACCGACACCGCGTGGCTATCTTCCCTATGGAAAATCCCCCAAGGCGAAACCATCGACGGTAAACAATACAACACATTCAAAAACAAGCTTTTTTCAACACAGATGTTCACCCAGATAAAAATGAATGACTCCTTGCGTGAAGACGGCCTTTCTGACGTACACTTAGACGTAACAGAACGTGTACCCGGCGAAGCCCGTTACGGATTCTTCTACGAAGAAATCTACGGATTTGGCGCCCAGGCCTACGCCAAACACAAGAACTTCATTGGACACTTCCATGAATTTTCCACTGGCGGGCAAATTGCACAGCACAAGCAGGAATTTTCCGTTGGTTACGCAAATCCCCTCCTGTTCGGAACATCTTTCTCGTTTATCCCTACCGCCATCCGTTTCGACGACCGCCTTAGTTTCAACCACGAAAAAATCAACCCGCCCGCCTACCCGGACAGTATTGAAGAACGTTACGAAGTTATCAACCGCGCGGACCTGACATTCGGCATTACCAACCATATCCGTTTCCGTGGGACTATCGATTCCCGTTATGTAAAAAGAAACGAAGACCAGCTGCTAAAGCAAAAGCAGGAAATCGCCCTGACCTTTGACTTTACCGATGACTATTTTAATCCCACCAAGGGAATACGCCTAGCGCCTACGTTCGGTATGGGTCTCAACCTAACTGCTTCCCTTGACAATCCCACCATGATCGGCAATCCCTATACCTATTCCGAAGGTACTGTTAATCTGTACCATCCCTTGTTCTGGACATTCTATGGAGCGGTAAGCGGAAGCGTGGGCAAGTTCTTTGATTCTGCCCTAGAAGACGATGCCCGCGTATTCTACCAGGGAGGATCTCGTTCTGTTCGTGGCTACCGGTTCAGGAGCATCTATGCTAGTTACACCGACACGGTTACCGCAAAAGATGGAACGCAGAAAGAGCGTATCAACACCGGTCTCACACCATTCTACTACCGTTTCAATCAGGAGCTCCGCTGGAAAATTCCAATCAAGAGCTGGAGTCGCTGGCAAATCGTGCAATTCTTCGACTGGGCAAAAGTCATGGACGAAGAAAGCAGTCTCTATATCGAAGAATCCGATGCCAGTTTCGGCCTTGGAATTCGCTACCACTGGCAGTTCCTGACATTCCGCCTGGATTACGCCATCAACAAGAAGATGAAGAACCTGGGGCAGTGGGAAAATTTCGCCTGGAGCCGGTTCGCTTTCGACCTATCTCAGGCGTTCTAA
- the ychF gene encoding redox-regulated ATPase YchF: MGFKCGIVGLPNVGKSTIFNAITNAGAEAANYPFCTIEPNVGMVSVPDSRLDELVKVYNPKSIVPAVTEFVDIAGLVKGAAQGEGLGNQFLTHIRECEAIMEVIRCFDDENIVHVSGSVDPVRDVEIIETELILKDLDSVEKRLATEAKGARTGNAEAKARLAACEKLRDTFQEGKAARTVMHESEEMEGIVKDLGLLTAKPLFYCANVKEDDILTGNAYVDQLKDYAAKNGHEVIVISGKIEEELSAMEPADKAEFLKELGMKESGLDAVVRKGYEILGLRTFFTAGEKECRAWTFHAGYKAPQCAGVIHTDFERGFIRAETLSYADFLKHGSWNAAKEAGLVRTEGKDYLVQDGDIMYFLFNV, translated from the coding sequence ATGGGTTTTAAGTGCGGTATCGTAGGCCTCCCCAACGTAGGCAAGTCCACCATCTTTAACGCCATCACCAACGCCGGCGCCGAAGCCGCGAACTACCCCTTCTGCACCATCGAGCCGAACGTGGGCATGGTGAGTGTGCCGGACAGCCGCCTCGACGAACTGGTCAAGGTTTACAACCCGAAATCCATTGTCCCCGCCGTTACAGAATTCGTGGACATCGCTGGTCTCGTGAAAGGGGCTGCCCAAGGAGAAGGCCTAGGCAACCAGTTCCTCACCCACATCCGCGAATGCGAAGCTATTATGGAAGTCATCCGCTGCTTTGACGATGAAAACATCGTGCACGTGAGCGGTTCCGTGGACCCGGTCCGGGATGTAGAAATCATCGAAACCGAACTGATTTTGAAAGACCTGGATTCCGTGGAAAAGCGTCTCGCTACCGAAGCCAAGGGAGCCCGCACAGGCAACGCCGAAGCCAAGGCCCGTCTCGCCGCCTGCGAAAAACTCCGGGACACCTTCCAAGAAGGCAAGGCCGCCCGCACCGTGATGCACGAAAGCGAAGAGATGGAAGGCATCGTGAAGGACCTCGGGCTCCTTACCGCAAAGCCGCTGTTCTACTGCGCGAACGTGAAGGAAGACGACATCCTCACGGGCAACGCCTATGTGGACCAGCTGAAGGATTACGCCGCCAAAAACGGCCACGAAGTCATCGTGATTAGCGGGAAGATCGAAGAAGAACTTTCCGCCATGGAACCTGCGGACAAGGCGGAGTTCTTAAAGGAACTGGGCATGAAGGAATCGGGCCTGGACGCCGTGGTGCGCAAGGGCTACGAAATCCTTGGGCTCCGCACCTTCTTTACTGCCGGCGAAAAGGAATGCCGCGCCTGGACGTTCCATGCAGGCTACAAGGCCCCGCAGTGCGCAGGAGTGATCCACACCGACTTTGAGCGCGGGTTCATCCGTGCAGAAACCCTCAGCTACGCCGACTTCTTGAAGCACGGCAGCTGGAACGCCGCCAAGGAAGCGGGCCTCGTCCGCACCGAAGGTAAGGACTACCTGGTACAGGATGGCGACATCATGTACTTCTTGTTCAATGTGTAG
- a CDS encoding OmpA family protein translates to MKRVIAGLALALAVGAYAAHPQTLNKEGFVGVNKTQSGQSLGHSKLAFFALMDYADGYNNLNGARGAVGWGEVSKFAALSANVGFALGIWHYFDVGVAIPVYYDSFNLPTVDQNGNIVNDDGRTTGGLGNVKGDLKIRFPLPEDQPMDVAVFFSAAFPTADQNKQGLWVRELEYINKETGEGQAFGSNSTTMKFGLAATADFSKLDGGDGIPFLIHVNGGYRYTSSEGDVFMNVPFVSAAAEYYFVDFLSVFAEYYMDIELDKFVYTGVEENLELQQLTGALVFHTPVGLDIHVGASYYLGGDKKLTGLKTWKSEDRPEGVQLSAGRVNPEYTVYGGLTWSGFLLPQDRDGDGVTDNEDKCPDDKGHRLNQGCPLGNPDSDEDGVCDSWVAEKGFEDEFSDICEGVDECPNEPGEGEDGCELDDPDPDKDGVCDPWVSQKKLTKKFKDICDGIDECPAQPGPVEFNGCKTKQPDPDGDGMCSPWVIDEGVASSFSNVCAGYDMCPGEAGTKANKGCPWDDPDVDGDGLCDAWVTEKKMGYYFEKAAEDQEIAKKWFIEKSCKGIDKCPTESGPANNEGCPLGEPDTDGDGLCDAWVSEKKMLDQFDDICKGIDQCPTESGPEWAKGCPMENPDVDGDSLCSSWVFEKSMHDQFKDICPTKTPDRCPTENGPAWNKGCPFDDDPDPDGDGACSEWVATKKLQKQFENVCKGIDRCPDEPGADGHGCPVQAPEKLTGVTFKSGKATLESNAKTVLKGVAKKLTTEDRYKDLNIVIQGHTDNVGKSAKNQKLSLDRAKAVMNLLIKSGVKKNRIKAVGCGDTAPVADNKTADGREENRRIEMHYVTPDDDGTKCVATFTE, encoded by the coding sequence ATGAAACGAGTAATTGCGGGATTGGCCTTGGCGCTGGCTGTTGGCGCCTATGCGGCCCATCCACAGACATTGAACAAGGAAGGCTTTGTCGGTGTAAACAAGACCCAGTCCGGTCAGTCCCTTGGACACTCCAAGCTGGCGTTTTTTGCCCTTATGGACTATGCCGATGGCTATAACAACTTGAATGGGGCTAGAGGTGCGGTTGGTTGGGGCGAAGTTTCCAAATTTGCTGCATTGAGCGCCAACGTGGGTTTTGCTCTTGGTATTTGGCATTATTTTGATGTAGGTGTGGCTATTCCCGTTTACTATGATTCTTTCAATCTCCCGACGGTTGACCAGAATGGAAATATCGTGAATGATGATGGCCGTACAACAGGCGGTCTTGGCAATGTGAAGGGAGATTTGAAGATTCGTTTCCCGCTGCCCGAAGACCAACCCATGGACGTGGCCGTGTTCTTTAGTGCGGCGTTCCCCACAGCTGATCAGAACAAGCAGGGCCTTTGGGTTCGTGAACTGGAATATATCAACAAGGAAACAGGTGAAGGTCAAGCTTTTGGGTCCAATTCTACGACCATGAAGTTCGGTCTTGCTGCAACGGCGGACTTTAGCAAGTTGGATGGTGGTGATGGCATTCCGTTTTTGATTCATGTGAACGGAGGTTATCGCTATACTAGCAGTGAAGGAGACGTCTTTATGAATGTTCCCTTTGTTAGTGCTGCTGCTGAATACTATTTCGTGGATTTCCTATCCGTTTTTGCTGAGTACTACATGGATATTGAGCTAGATAAGTTCGTTTATACTGGTGTCGAAGAAAATCTCGAATTGCAGCAGTTGACCGGTGCTCTGGTGTTTCATACTCCGGTGGGCTTGGATATCCATGTTGGTGCCTCCTACTATTTGGGTGGCGACAAGAAGTTGACGGGCCTGAAGACTTGGAAATCTGAAGACCGACCTGAAGGTGTCCAACTTTCTGCTGGCCGTGTAAATCCTGAATATACTGTCTACGGAGGTCTCACCTGGAGTGGATTCTTGCTTCCGCAAGATCGTGACGGAGACGGTGTGACTGACAACGAAGACAAATGCCCTGACGATAAGGGCCATCGCTTGAACCAGGGGTGCCCGTTGGGTAACCCGGACTCCGACGAAGACGGTGTTTGCGATTCTTGGGTGGCTGAGAAGGGTTTTGAAGATGAATTCTCCGATATTTGCGAAGGTGTCGATGAGTGCCCCAACGAACCGGGTGAAGGCGAAGATGGTTGCGAACTGGATGATCCCGACCCGGATAAGGACGGCGTTTGTGACCCGTGGGTTTCCCAGAAGAAGCTGACCAAGAAATTCAAGGACATCTGCGATGGTATCGATGAATGCCCGGCACAGCCTGGTCCGGTAGAGTTTAATGGTTGTAAGACCAAGCAGCCTGACCCGGATGGTGACGGTATGTGCTCTCCGTGGGTCATCGATGAAGGTGTTGCAAGCAGCTTTAGCAATGTTTGCGCGGGCTATGACATGTGCCCGGGTGAAGCTGGTACTAAGGCCAACAAGGGATGTCCGTGGGATGATCCCGACGTGGACGGTGACGGTCTTTGCGATGCTTGGGTGACCGAAAAGAAGATGGGTTACTACTTCGAAAAGGCTGCCGAAGACCAGGAAATCGCCAAGAAGTGGTTTATCGAAAAGTCTTGTAAGGGTATCGACAAGTGCCCGACCGAGTCTGGTCCGGCAAATAACGAAGGTTGCCCGCTGGGTGAACCCGACACCGACGGCGACGGACTCTGCGACGCCTGGGTATCCGAGAAGAAGATGCTGGATCAGTTCGACGACATCTGTAAGGGTATCGACCAGTGCCCGACAGAATCCGGTCCGGAATGGGCGAAGGGTTGCCCCATGGAAAATCCGGACGTCGACGGTGACTCCCTCTGCTCTTCTTGGGTCTTCGAAAAGTCCATGCATGATCAGTTCAAGGATATTTGCCCCACCAAGACTCCGGACCGCTGCCCCACCGAAAACGGCCCCGCTTGGAACAAGGGTTGCCCGTTCGATGACGATCCTGACCCGGATGGCGATGGCGCCTGCTCTGAATGGGTTGCAACGAAGAAACTCCAGAAGCAGTTCGAAAATGTCTGTAAGGGTATTGACCGTTGCCCGGATGAACCGGGTGCCGACGGCCATGGCTGCCCTGTTCAGGCTCCTGAAAAGCTCACTGGTGTGACCTTCAAGAGCGGTAAGGCTACTCTCGAATCCAACGCCAAGACGGTGCTGAAGGGCGTGGCTAAGAAGCTCACTACCGAAGACCGCTACAAGGATCTGAACATCGTTATTCAGGGTCATACTGATAATGTGGGTAAGTCCGCCAAGAACCAGAAGCTGTCTCTTGACCGTGCCAAGGCGGTGATGAACCTCCTCATCAAGTCCGGTGTGAAGAAGAACCGCATTAAGGCTGTGGGTTGCGGTGATACCGCTCCTGTGGCTGACAACAAGACGGCTGACGGTCGTGAAGAGAACCGCCGTATCGAAATGCACTACGTGACGCCGGATGACGATGGAACCAAGTGCGTGGCCACCTTCACTGAATAA